In the Candidatus Bathyarchaeia archaeon genome, GATTTGAGTTTGCTGGTTATGGTTATCCTATGACGGATTCCACGTTCATGTTTAACACAACTTCAGAGATGTCGCTTGCGTATTCAGCTGTTCTTCGCACGCTTTCGATGGCAAGGCGTAGGTTAGCAACTTCTTCAATGTTGGCGCCCTTAGACAAAAGTATAACTTCTCTTTCCAGCTTGTATACCTGCGTGATTTTTTCAATTATGCTTTCAGCCAAATTGTAATCGCGTTTAAACAGTGCCTCAACCGAGCTTTCAAACATTGAAATCGCTAAATTGCTTAATTCTTCGATTTTCTCAAGGGGTTCTTCACTTACAGGTGTTTTGAGCAAAATCACTTTTTCGGCGATTTTTGTGGCGTGGTCGGCGCTTCTCTCGACGGCTTTGGCGATTAGTCTGTAGCCGATGCATGTTCTTGGGTTGTCTAAACCGATTTCTCTTACCATCCGTGAGTTGAGCACTGCCATCTTCAGTAGCCGCACGATGTAGAGCCCAAACCGGTTCACTTCGCGGTCGGTTTCTATGACGCTTTTTGCCATTGAGTAATCCAGTTTTCGAAGTGCGTTCATGGCTTCCCTGTGCATGGAGGCTGCGATAATGGCCATTCTGCTTAGGGCGCTTTGTACTGTGAGTTCAGGGTAATTTAGCAGAACTTGGAGGGTTAGCTCGTTTGGTGTATCGATCACAATTTCTGTGCCGACTAAGTAGTTTCGGGCAAAATCTTTAAGATGATTTCGTGTTTTTGACGATAATGGATGTTTGTTTTGGGATTTTATGTGGAGGATGTTGTAGCCTATTAAGTATGCGGAGATGGCTTTTCGCATTACTGCGTAGGGATTATCGTTTGGTGTGACTTTGATGAATGCGTCGTCTTTTTTTTCGGTTTTTTCCATCTTTGGCGGTAGTACGGATAGTGAGCCGTCTTCTTCTTCGCGGATCATCATTGCGCTTCCTTTTTTGAGTTGGTTTTTTGTGACCCAATCTTTTGGCAGTGAAAGTATGTATGTTGATCCGCCTGTAATTTGGAGTTTTCTTTGTTCTTCGTTTTCGGTTTTTGTTATGTTAGTCAATTTCGGCACCGTTTTCTGTTTTTCTATATTCACTAGCTATATACAAATTATGTCTATATAGACTATAAAGTCTATGTGGGGCACTCATATAACAAGGAGCCTGATATGTAGATTTTTCAGAGGAAACAAAAATGAAAACAATGTACCTTGTAGCAGCAATCGTTGCAATTGTAATCATCATAGGCGGCGTTGTCGCTTACACCTACACATCAAGCCCTGCTGCTTCCCCCAGCCCCTCAGCAACTCCAACAGAAACACCAACAAATAATCCCTCCCCCACGTCACCCTCATCAGGAGCCATGCTAACTGGTTCAGGCGCAACTTTCCCTCAGCCGTTCCTTAACGCTACTATCGTCCAATACACCTCAATGAACCCCAACGTTCAAATTAACTATCAAGGTGGCGGTAGTGGTAAAGGTGTGACTGACTTTACTGGTAAACTTGTTGATTTTGCCTGTACTGATGCGCCCTTGTCTGCTTCTGAAAGAGAAGCCGCACCAAATGCACTCCACATTCCCGAGACCATTGGCGCAATCACAATTGCCTATAACCTTCCTGGAATTACTTCTGGTCTAAAACTTGACGGAACAACTCTTGCAAATATTTACTTGGGCACTATCACCAACTGGAATGACCCTGCCATTGTTGCTCTCAATCCTGATTTAACTCTCCCCAACCATGTTATTTCTACCGTTCACCGTTCTGACAGTTCTGGCACTACAAACTGGTTCACCAAGTATCTGGCGTTGGTTAGTCCGACTTGGGAGGAAACTGTTGGCAGTGGCAAATCCGTTCAATGGCCCGGAACAAATACTCTAGGCGCTAGCGGAAACTCCAATGTTGCAGCAACCGTTACGCAAACTGAGTACTCAATTGGTTACATTGAGTTGGCTTACGCTCTTGAAAACGATGTTCCAGTCGTTGCACTCAAAAATCCTGCAGGCAACTTCATTTCACCTTCACTTGAAACTACAACCGCAGCCGCAGAATCTCTACCATCAAGCGGTTTGCCCTCTGGAAGCGAGAGTTGGGAAAACGTAATCATTCTTAACGCTCCTGGAGCGCAGGCATACCCGATTGTTACCCCAACATACATGCTGGTTTACCAAGAACTCAACGTTATACCCAGCATGACTCTACAAAAAGCAACAGTCGTTATGGAGTACATCTGGTACGTAGTCCATGATGGTCAATCACTTGCACCCGCCCTTGAATACGCGTCACTCCCCTCAAACATTGTGCAAATTGACGAAATGAGCATCTACTCCGTCACATACAACGGTCAACACTTGATTTCTGCCCCAGCCGCAGCAGCAACACCCGGTCCAGCACAACTAACTGGTTCAGGCGCAACCTTCCCACAACCATTCCTTAACGCCACCATAGTCGAATACACCACAAACATCCGCCCCAACCTCCAAATTAACTATCAAGGCGGAGGCAGCGGCAAAGGTGTAACTGACTTCACGGGCAAACTAGTTAGTTTCGCATGCACCGATGCGCCCTTGTCTGCTTCTGAAAGAGAAGCCGCACCAAATGCACTCCACATTCCCGAGACCATTGGCGCAATCACCGTAGCCTATAACCTTCCTGGAATTACTTCTGGTCTAAAACTTGACGGTGAAACCATAGCTAACATTTACTTGGGCACTATTACCAACTGGAATGACCCTGCAATAACCGCTTTGAACCCTGACCTCACTCTCCCCGACCACGCCATCTCCACTGTTCACCGCTCCGATAGTTCTGGCACTACAAACTGGTTTACAAAATACCTTGCTATAGTCAGCCCGACTTGGGAGGAAACTGTTGGCAGTGGCAAATCTGTTCAATGGCCCGGAACAAATACTCTAGGCGCTTCGGGTAACTCTAACGTCGCTGCAACAGTCACACAAACCGAGTACTCAATTGGTTACATTGAGTTGGCTTACGCTCTTGAAAACGATGTTCCAGTCGTCGCCATCAAGAACCCCGCAGGTAACTTCATATCCCCAACCCTCGAGTCAACCACCGCCGCAGCTGAATCTTTGCCCTCAAGCGGTTTGCCTTCAGGCAGTGAAAGCTGGGAAAACGTAGTCATCCTCAACGCCCCAGGCGAGCAAGCCTACCCAATAGTAACGCCAACCTACATGCTGCTGTACAAAGACCTCGGTGTCATCTCTGGCATGGACATGAACAAAGCAACACAACTGGTACAATACATCTGGTTTGTGGTCCACGACGGTCAATCTCTTGCCCCACCTTTAGAGTATGCAGCACTGCCCTCGAACATCGTGCAAATCAACGAAGCTTCGCTGAACTCAATAACTTTCAACGGGCAATCAATTCCAACCCACTGAGAGTGCTGTAAAATAGCACTTTCCTACCACAACTTTTTTTTGTTGATATACCTTAAAATGCGAGCAGATCTGCATGACTAAGAAACTGACGGGCGACAACATATTCAAGGTCTTAGCTGCAGTTATTGCGGCTTCCGCCGCCGTGATTTTGCTTCTAAACGCTTATATTCTCATCACAGGCTCCACAACTGTCCTAAGCGTATTCAAATTAGATTTTGTAACGGGCATGAATTGGAATCCCGTCGTAGGTCGAGAATCATTTGGAGTGCTCCCCTACATATTGGGCACACTCATCACCTCTAGCATTGCACTCTTAATCGGCGTTCCCCTCAGTTTGGGCATCGCCATTTTCCTTGTTGAGATGGCTCCTAAAGCCGTCAAAGTCGCCATATCCTATCTGGTGGAGTTACTAGCCGCGGTGCCCAGCGTAATTTTCGGGCTCTGGGGCTTGTTTGTTCTCCGCTTCTGGGTTTTAGAATACATCGAAAAACCCCTAAACACCTACCTAGGGTGGATTCCAATCTTCAGCGGAACACCCTTCGGCCTTGACTTTCTGACAGCAGGCATTATTTTGGCAATCATGATTATCCCAACTGTGGCTTCAGTCTCCAAAGAAGTCATAAGTGCCGTGCCCGACTCGATCCGAGAGGGCGCTTATGGCATTGGAGCGACCAAATGGGAAGTCATCCGCCACTGGGTCCTCAGCTATGGGCGTTCAGGCATTTTCGGTGCAGTCATACTGGGTTTAGGACGTGCTGTCGGCGAAACCATGGCCGTCACTATGGTCATTGGTAACGCAACTGGGCCAACTGCCATGCCTCGCACTCTTTTCCAGCCCGGTCAAACCTTGCCCTCTCTTATTGCTAACGGCTTCTTGGAGGCACCAACACCGCTGGAGAAATCCGCCTATGTCGGGGCAGGGTTAGTTCTGCTTGCGATAAGTCTCATCATTAATATTGTGGCGCATGTGATGGTGACGCGTGTTCTGAAAGTTAAAGGAGGCGCCGTCGAGTAATGCTCAGGAATAAGTGGCACAGTTACAAGTTTAGGCGCTTTAAGAACCGGTTCTTCTACGTGTTGTGCCTAATATGTGCCGTTATAGCTGTTGTGCCCCTAGCCAGCATACTCTTTGAAGTCGTCGTTCGAGGCGCCCCCGTGATAAATCTTGAATTCTTAACCTCTAACGGGCTAAAAGGAGGTATCGGACCAGCAATACAAGGAACGGTTATCTTGATTGCGCTGACCAGCGCCATAGGTATCCCTCTTGGCGTGTTGTCCGGAGTCTACCTCTCAGAATTTGGCAACAACAAATACGCAACTTGGATGCGCTCTATAAACGACATACTAACAGAAGTCCCCTCAATAGTTATTGGCATCACCGCCTACACACTAATCGTCATCGGCTTAATTGGCACCTTTTCGCCAGTCGCTGGCGCCGTAGCCCTAACATTCATGCTAGTTCCAATCGTAGCACGAACCACCGAAGAGTCCCTAAAGCTTGTGCCCAACAGCGTACGAGAAGCTTCTTTAGCCTTAGGCGCACACAGATGGCGCACCATTCTAAGCGTGGTTGTGCCCACAGCGAAAAGCGGCTTAATCACGGGTGTCCTTCTTGCAGTAGCCCGAATCGCAGGTGAAACAGCCCCAATTCTGCTAACAATTCTGGGCAACAGCTACTTCTTCCAAGGCTTAGATGCCCCGATGGACGCGTTACCTTTGAGGATATTTCTTAACTCCAGAATGCCCCAACCTGAATTGCAGGCTCAAGCTTGGGGAGCTGCTTTGGTGCTGATTTTGATGGTTTTAGCCCTCAACATCGGCGTCAGACTTGCAAGTAGAGGAAAATTACGTAGGTGAACAAGCAAAGATGAGCACAAATGAGAAAATGAAAACCGTCAGCTTAAATGCGTGGTTCGGAGCAAAACATGCTCTGAAAGAAATAAACGCCTCCTTCAAAACCAACGCAGTAACAGCCATAATTGGACCCTCTGGATGCGGAAAATCCACCCTTCTGCGGACCCTCAACAGGATGCATGAGCTGGTTCCCGGCGCCAAAATAACCGGGGATATTCTTCTTGACGGCGAAAACATATACGCAGCCGAAACCGACCCCGTCATGATTCGGCGACGCGTTGGCATGGTTTTCCAAAAACCAAACCCTTTCCCAACGATGAGCATATATGATAATGTGGCTGCTGGACTGCGTTTGACGGGAACCAAAAAGGGCAAAAACCTTGATCAGGTCGTTGAGAAAAGTCTTAGACAGGCGTCGTTGTGGGATGAAGTCAAGGATGACCTTAAAAAGCCTGGGACAAGCATTTCTGGAGGGCAACAGCAGCGGCTTTGCATTGCCCGTGCGATTGCGTTGGCGCCTGAAGTTATCTTGATGGATGAGCCTTGCTCCGCCTTGGATCCCATTGCTACAGCGAAGGTTGAAGAGTTGATTGTTGAGCTTAAACACCAATACACTGTGGTTATTGTGACGCACAACATGCAGCAGGCGGCTCGGGTTTCGGATTTCACGATTTTCATGTATCTGGGTCAACTCATCGAGTATGGGGACACAACATCAGTGTTTGAGAACCCCCGTAGTGAGTTAACCGAAAAATACATAACAGGAAAGTTTGGATAGGTGAACTTATGCAAAGACTGTTAGACAAGGGCTTAGAACAATTAACCACAGTAGTTTTTCGTATGGGTGAAATCGCCCAAAAAGCATTATCCCTTTCAGTCAGCGGGTATATTCAGGGTAAAGATGTTTCTGAACATGTCCATGAGCTTTCCGAAATTTTAGTCATGATGACTGCTGAGGTGGAAGAGAAGTCCTTCAGCTTAATCGCAAAGTACCAGCCCGTGGCTTCAGATTTGCGGATAATCAACAGCTACATGAAGATTGCGTACGATTTTGAGCGGTACGGCAGGTATGCTTGGGACATCGCTTTTCTTAACCCCAATATGGGCTTATTAGGTGGCTGTGAGGGGTGGATGCAGCAGTTTATCCAAGACATGAGTGAAAAAGTCCTCTTGATGGTAAAGATAAGCGTTGACTCGCTAAAGTGCCTCGACACCGAGCTTGCTAAGACTGTGACTAAAAGTGAGCAGGAAGTTGACGAGATGTATATGCAGTGTTTGAGTAGGCTTGTGAAGGAGGCTGGGGTGATGAACAACTGCACAATTTCCAGTGTGCTTGCCGTAAGGTATCTTGAGCGTATAGCTGACCACGCTACATACGTTGCTGAATCAGTGGTTTACGTGTCGACGGGAGAAAAAGTTTCCCTTCGATAAGCCTCTACGACCGTACCATGATAAGCATCATTTTGAACCGTGTCAGCGCCTTAAGAGCGTGCGGTTCGCCTACAGGTAACATTGTTACCTCCCCTGCTTTCAGCTTTATTGGTTTGCCTGACACTGTTGCTTCTGCTTCTCCGTCAACTGCATAAATTAATGCGTCAAATGGTGCCGTATGCTCGCTTAAGCCTTGGGCAGCGTCAAACGCAAATAATGTGACTGTGCCCGCCGTTTTATCGATGAGTGTTCGGCTCACTACGGCACCTTCCTGATAATCTATTAACTCCGCCAAGGTTTTGGCTTGTGCAGTAAGCTTGGAGTTTTCAAGTTTTCTGTTTTGGTCCAAATTTCTTCGCCTCCACCCAAATATCAATACAATCAATAAATAAGCCTATTGCAAACATGCCTAAACTTGCTTAATTTGCGTTTTTGGAACTTTCTTGTTCTCTATTAGTAGGGTTCTTTTATGTTTTTAGATAATTCTTTTATTTGATACATAACATCTTTGTTGTTAATGGAGAGAGATTACTTTTGGATGCGGCGGCTTCAAGTTCTTTCCGAAAGTTCGGACTTGACTTAGTTGGCGACGTTCCGTGGGGAACCCATCTCTGCCAACTCTATCAAAACAAACACGACATTTTGGATGTACTATGCCCCTACTTCATGGCTGGTTTACGCGATAATGAATACTGCTTGTGGCTGGTCTCATCCCCCTTCACAGTAAAAGCCGCAGCGAGGCATCTAAAAAAGACCCTCCCCGACTTCACACGTTACTCCAAGCAGGGACAACTAACTGTTTATCCTTCCACAGAATGGTATTGTTCTGAAGATAAAATCGGCAAAGAAGCAATTATGCAAAAATGGGTTGAAAAAGAAGAGAAAGTGCTTTCTGAAGGATTTGTCGGGCTGCGTATCTTTTGTAATTTACCCTCAGAAAGCCGTTTTTTGCCAAGCCACTGGGTACACATGATTGATTACGAAAACTACGTCACCTCCGTTTTTAGCCAACACAAGATACTGGCTATTTGTGCCTACCCTTTGAAGAACTGCACCGGCGCAAATGTATTGGATATTGCGCATAGTCATGTTGGAACGCTAACTAAACGCGGCAAAGAGTGGGTTTTAGTTGAGGATGCTGGTAAACGCAAAGAAAACGAGTTCAAATACCAAAGCATCGTGCAGACCTCTCTTGATGCTTTTTGGATTGTTGATTTAAACGGCAATTTTTTGGAGGTCAATGGTACGTTCTGTGACTTGACAGGTTATTCTCGAAGCGATTTGCTTTGCATGAACCTACACGACTTGGAAGGAGCTGAAGCCACCAGAGGTGTTATGCAGCGTATAGAAAAAGTGGTCTTGCGTGGTCACGACCGTTATGAAACCCGTTTGTTACGGAAAGACAACTCTCTTATTGATGTTGAGGTTAGCGCCCAGTACATTGCTACACAAAATGGTGGACAAATTTTTGTTTTTGCGCATAACGTGACTATGCGTAAACGAAACGAACAAGCCATCAAACATAACGAAACGCTGTACCGAGAGTTAGCGGACAGTATCACTGACTGTTTTGTTGCTCTGGACAAAGACCTTAGGTATGTTTATTGGAATAAAAAGAGCGAAAAAATAACCGGGCTTAAAGCTAAAGATGCCATCGGTAAACCTTTCTTTGAGGTTTTCCAAAAGGATGAAGGAACTGTACGCGTAGCAGAAGCGTACCAAAAAGTGCTAGACACTAGAAAACCGCTGGTTTTTGTTGACGAATTGACAATGAACAATCGAAGGGTTGTTGTGGAAAATCGCATTTATCCCTCGAAAATAGGTGTCTCCATATTTACCAAAGACATAACGCAGCATAGAGAACTGCAGAATAAACTCTCCGAATACACCCAACGGCTAGAAGATTTAGTCAGAAAACGGACTGAGAAATTAAAAGCCGCTGAACGTCTGGCTGCTATAGGGGAAACTGCAGGCATGGTGGGACACGACATCCGCAATCCTCTGCAGACCATAAGTGGCGAGCTGTATTTAGCCAAAGGCGATTTGATGTCGTTGCCCGACACTGCCGCCAAGAAAAGCCTCTCTGACAGTATCCAAATAATTGGGGAACAAATGTCCTACATTGGTAAAATTGTTGCTGACCTGCAGGATTATGCTCGGACATCCCTGCCCTGTTTGGAGGATGTTGACCTTAAAAAAATGGTTAACGACATTCTTTCCACTATGATTGTTCCTCCAGATGTGGTTTTTGTGGTCTCGGTGAAAAAGAGTTTTCCAAAACTGCGGTCAGACGCGGGCTACTTGAAGCGGATTCTGATTAACCTCATAATTAACGCTGTGCAGGCTATGCCCCGTGGTGGAAAACTTGTTTTGAAGGCAACCTGCAACGAAAATACTGTGTTTATTCAAATAAAAGATACTGGCGAAGGTATTTCGGACGAGGTTAAAGCTAAAATCTTTAAGCCCTTGTTCACTACTAAACCTAAAGGTCAGGGGTTAGGGCTGGCTGTTGTAAAAAAGTTGACAACTGCGTTAGGCGGCAACATCTACTTTGAAAGTAAACTGGGAAAAGGCACCTGTTTCACTGTTGAACTTCCTTTGAGCCTAACAACCGAGACTTCGCTGTTGAACACCGAATCCGTTGATTCGGCGGCTAGTTCCTTTTAAATTTTTGTGACTGTGACTGGGTAACAACAAATCTATAAACCCTTTTTCGGTGGATAGCTAAAAAAGCTGCTACTACAGCTGCCTCTATATTCCGACTGGTGGTGTTTGAGTGTGTGTGTCCCCCAAAAATCAATCCTAATCGTTGATGACGACAAAGCGATTCTTAGAGTTTTAACAAAACTTTTGGCGAAACGAGGTTTCACGGTTACGGCTGTGGAGACGGGTTTTGCAGCTTTAATTCAGATTGAGAAGACCTGTTTTGATGTTGCTTTGCTTGATGTTCGTTTGCCTGATATGCTGGGGACGGACCTTTTGCCTGTGTTAAGAAAAGTTTCTCCCAAAACGGTGCGAATTATTTTCACGGGGTCACCTAGTATTGAAAAAGGTGACCGTGACCATGAAGATATGGATGTTTTCCTAGTTAAACCTGTTAGCCCCGAAGTCCTTTTGAATGTTTTAAACGAAAAACTTTCCCTCAATAACTCCTCATCAAAAACGGGACAACACCTGCCTGAACCATTAGTGTAAATGCTTCAAAACGTTCCTACCATTGCCCCGCGTGTGTAGGCAAAAATGTGTGTCATACTCAGCAAAACCAAACTCGTGTTACCCAAAAGAAACCGTTTTCTGTTTTTTGTAGTTGTATTCTTTGCGGGAGATAAGAAATGCTTAACTGTCGAGACAGCATAATAACATACGTTATCAAGAAAAAATTTGCTTAATCTTGAAGTAGCTTTCAAGCCTGGAAAAGAGGAGGAACAATAAACGCAAGACCAAGAAAACCCTGAGAACAACCAAGCCCAAACTGAGCAAGCAGGCTCAACCCAAACGGAAACTGAAAGCGCTGAACCCCAAGGCTCACCAGCACACCCAAAACTGACCTCTACAACCTACCTCAAAGCTATGCCCCTGCGTGACTTAGCTGACCTTGAAAACGTCAAAACTGAAGTCAGCAACGGCAATATCCTCATCCTCAAAATTACTCCCTTGGCAAACAAGAACATTCTTGATGTTTCTCGGGCTGTGAATGAACTTTACACTTTTACAGAAGAGATTGGCGGCGACATTGCACGTCTCGGTGAAGAACGCATTGTTATTTGTCCCCCAAAAATAAGGATTTGGCGGGAGAAAAAACCCGCGCAGAACCAGAAACCGCTGCCTACAGCAGCCTAAACGTTTCCATCACTGCAGGCACAATTGTGTTTATGCCTGACTTGTTACCCACGTAGTTAGCCAAGTTCAATATTTTTGACCGTTCTCCGTGGCAAAGGAAAATCCGTTCTGGTTTTGGAGACAAATTCGTCAGGTAACCCACCAGTTGTCTGCGGTCGCTGTGACCCGAAAAGCCTTCAATTGATTCTACTTGCAGTTTGCATTGAACAACCGCCATTTTGCCTTCGTTGTCCATCATGGTGACTTCGTTGATGCCTTTTTGTACGCGTCGCCCCATGGTGCCTTCAATTTGGTATGA is a window encoding:
- the sepF gene encoding cell division protein SepF: MPLRDLADLENVKTEVSNGNILILKITPLANKNILDVSRAVNELYTFTEEIGGDIARLGEERIVICPPKIRIWREKKPAQNQKPLPTAA
- the pstB gene encoding phosphate ABC transporter ATP-binding protein PstB, with protein sequence MSTNEKMKTVSLNAWFGAKHALKEINASFKTNAVTAIIGPSGCGKSTLLRTLNRMHELVPGAKITGDILLDGENIYAAETDPVMIRRRVGMVFQKPNPFPTMSIYDNVAAGLRLTGTKKGKNLDQVVEKSLRQASLWDEVKDDLKKPGTSISGGQQQRLCIARAIALAPEVILMDEPCSALDPIATAKVEELIVELKHQYTVVIVTHNMQQAARVSDFTIFMYLGQLIEYGDTTSVFENPRSELTEKYITGKFG
- a CDS encoding response regulator encodes the protein MCVPQKSILIVDDDKAILRVLTKLLAKRGFTVTAVETGFAALIQIEKTCFDVALLDVRLPDMLGTDLLPVLRKVSPKTVRIIFTGSPSIEKGDRDHEDMDVFLVKPVSPEVLLNVLNEKLSLNNSSSKTGQHLPEPLV
- the phoU gene encoding phosphate signaling complex protein PhoU, coding for MQRLLDKGLEQLTTVVFRMGEIAQKALSLSVSGYIQGKDVSEHVHELSEILVMMTAEVEEKSFSLIAKYQPVASDLRIINSYMKIAYDFERYGRYAWDIAFLNPNMGLLGGCEGWMQQFIQDMSEKVLLMVKISVDSLKCLDTELAKTVTKSEQEVDEMYMQCLSRLVKEAGVMNNCTISSVLAVRYLERIADHATYVAESVVYVSTGEKVSLR
- a CDS encoding cupin domain-containing protein, with the protein product MDQNRKLENSKLTAQAKTLAELIDYQEGAVVSRTLIDKTAGTVTLFAFDAAQGLSEHTAPFDALIYAVDGEAEATVSGKPIKLKAGEVTMLPVGEPHALKALTRFKMMLIMVRS
- a CDS encoding PhoU domain-containing protein; translation: MTNITKTENEEQRKLQITGGSTYILSLPKDWVTKNQLKKGSAMMIREEEDGSLSVLPPKMEKTEKKDDAFIKVTPNDNPYAVMRKAISAYLIGYNILHIKSQNKHPLSSKTRNHLKDFARNYLVGTEIVIDTPNELTLQVLLNYPELTVQSALSRMAIIAASMHREAMNALRKLDYSMAKSVIETDREVNRFGLYIVRLLKMAVLNSRMVREIGLDNPRTCIGYRLIAKAVERSADHATKIAEKVILLKTPVSEEPLEKIEELSNLAISMFESSVEALFKRDYNLAESIIEKITQVYKLEREVILLSKGANIEEVANLRLAIESVRRTAEYASDISEVVLNMNVESVIG
- a CDS encoding PAS domain S-box protein, which encodes MDAAASSSFRKFGLDLVGDVPWGTHLCQLYQNKHDILDVLCPYFMAGLRDNEYCLWLVSSPFTVKAAARHLKKTLPDFTRYSKQGQLTVYPSTEWYCSEDKIGKEAIMQKWVEKEEKVLSEGFVGLRIFCNLPSESRFLPSHWVHMIDYENYVTSVFSQHKILAICAYPLKNCTGANVLDIAHSHVGTLTKRGKEWVLVEDAGKRKENEFKYQSIVQTSLDAFWIVDLNGNFLEVNGTFCDLTGYSRSDLLCMNLHDLEGAEATRGVMQRIEKVVLRGHDRYETRLLRKDNSLIDVEVSAQYIATQNGGQIFVFAHNVTMRKRNEQAIKHNETLYRELADSITDCFVALDKDLRYVYWNKKSEKITGLKAKDAIGKPFFEVFQKDEGTVRVAEAYQKVLDTRKPLVFVDELTMNNRRVVVENRIYPSKIGVSIFTKDITQHRELQNKLSEYTQRLEDLVRKRTEKLKAAERLAAIGETAGMVGHDIRNPLQTISGELYLAKGDLMSLPDTAAKKSLSDSIQIIGEQMSYIGKIVADLQDYARTSLPCLEDVDLKKMVNDILSTMIVPPDVVFVVSVKKSFPKLRSDAGYLKRILINLIINAVQAMPRGGKLVLKATCNENTVFIQIKDTGEGISDEVKAKIFKPLFTTKPKGQGLGLAVVKKLTTALGGNIYFESKLGKGTCFTVELPLSLTTETSLLNTESVDSAASSF
- the pstS gene encoding phosphate ABC transporter substrate-binding protein PstS — protein: MKTMYLVAAIVAIVIIIGGVVAYTYTSSPAASPSPSATPTETPTNNPSPTSPSSGAMLTGSGATFPQPFLNATIVQYTSMNPNVQINYQGGGSGKGVTDFTGKLVDFACTDAPLSASEREAAPNALHIPETIGAITIAYNLPGITSGLKLDGTTLANIYLGTITNWNDPAIVALNPDLTLPNHVISTVHRSDSSGTTNWFTKYLALVSPTWEETVGSGKSVQWPGTNTLGASGNSNVAATVTQTEYSIGYIELAYALENDVPVVALKNPAGNFISPSLETTTAAAESLPSSGLPSGSESWENVIILNAPGAQAYPIVTPTYMLVYQELNVIPSMTLQKATVVMEYIWYVVHDGQSLAPALEYASLPSNIVQIDEMSIYSVTYNGQHLISAPAAAATPGPAQLTGSGATFPQPFLNATIVEYTTNIRPNLQINYQGGGSGKGVTDFTGKLVSFACTDAPLSASEREAAPNALHIPETIGAITVAYNLPGITSGLKLDGETIANIYLGTITNWNDPAITALNPDLTLPDHAISTVHRSDSSGTTNWFTKYLAIVSPTWEETVGSGKSVQWPGTNTLGASGNSNVAATVTQTEYSIGYIELAYALENDVPVVAIKNPAGNFISPTLESTTAAAESLPSSGLPSGSESWENVVILNAPGEQAYPIVTPTYMLLYKDLGVISGMDMNKATQLVQYIWFVVHDGQSLAPPLEYAALPSNIVQINEASLNSITFNGQSIPTH
- the pstC gene encoding phosphate ABC transporter permease subunit PstC; its protein translation is MTKKLTGDNIFKVLAAVIAASAAVILLLNAYILITGSTTVLSVFKLDFVTGMNWNPVVGRESFGVLPYILGTLITSSIALLIGVPLSLGIAIFLVEMAPKAVKVAISYLVELLAAVPSVIFGLWGLFVLRFWVLEYIEKPLNTYLGWIPIFSGTPFGLDFLTAGIILAIMIIPTVASVSKEVISAVPDSIREGAYGIGATKWEVIRHWVLSYGRSGIFGAVILGLGRAVGETMAVTMVIGNATGPTAMPRTLFQPGQTLPSLIANGFLEAPTPLEKSAYVGAGLVLLAISLIINIVAHVMVTRVLKVKGGAVE
- the pstA gene encoding phosphate ABC transporter permease PstA; this translates as MLRNKWHSYKFRRFKNRFFYVLCLICAVIAVVPLASILFEVVVRGAPVINLEFLTSNGLKGGIGPAIQGTVILIALTSAIGIPLGVLSGVYLSEFGNNKYATWMRSINDILTEVPSIVIGITAYTLIVIGLIGTFSPVAGAVALTFMLVPIVARTTEESLKLVPNSVREASLALGAHRWRTILSVVVPTAKSGLITGVLLAVARIAGETAPILLTILGNSYFFQGLDAPMDALPLRIFLNSRMPQPELQAQAWGAALVLILMVLALNIGVRLASRGKLRR